One genomic segment of Bos javanicus breed banteng chromosome 23, ARS-OSU_banteng_1.0, whole genome shotgun sequence includes these proteins:
- the ATF6B gene encoding cyclic AMP-dependent transcription factor ATF-6 beta isoform X3, with protein sequence MAELMLLSEIADPTRFFTDNLLSPEDWDSTLYAGLDEVAEEQTELFRCPEQDVPFGSSSLDLGMDVSPPEPPWDSLPIFPARFPPDLQVKSEPSSPCSSSSLSSESSHLSTEPSNQAPGVGEMLVVKSESLAPPLCLLGDDPTSPFETIQINVSATSDDPSDVQIKIEPASPSSSINSEAPLLSAESPSQAFIGEEVLEVKTESPSPQGCLLRDVPGPPPGAVQISMGLSSDSSSGKALPTRKPSLQPKPMLITTVPIPPRAVPTSTTVLLQPLVQPPPVSPVVLIQGTVRVQPEGPTPPPPRPERKSIVPAPMPGNSCPPEVDAKLLKRQQRMIKNRESACQSRRKKKEYLQGLEARLQAVLADNQQLRRENAALRRRLEALLTENSELKLGSGNRKVVCVMVFLLFIAFNFGPVSISEPPPASISPRMSRGESRPRRHLLEFSAQEPVHGAEPRQHPFQDPEEPQPSPAGHPSFRNLTAFPGDTRELLLRDLDQLFLSSDCRHFNRTESLRLADELSGWVQRHQRGRRKTPQRAQEKQKSQLRKKSPPVQAVPTRPPGPPEGDSVGQLQLYRQPDRSQPEFLDAIDRREDTFYVVSFRRDHLLLPAISHNKTSRPKMSLVMPAMAPNETLSGRGPPGDYEEMMQIECEVMDTRVIHIKTSTVPPSLRKQPSSTPGNATGGPLPASAAASQAHQAAHQPSTSIISDLYDSH encoded by the exons atgGCGGAGCTGATGCTTCTCAGCGAGATTGCGGACCCGACACGCTTTTTCACCGACAACTTGCTGAGCCCGGAGGACTGGG ACAGCACTTTGTACGCCGGCTTGGATGAAGTGGCCGAGGAGCAGACGGAGCTCTTCCGTTGTCCGGAGCAAGATGTCCCG TTTGGCAGCAGCTCTCTGGACCTGGGAATGGACGTCAgccctcctgaacccccctggGACTCTCTGCCTATCTTCCCAG CCCGTTTTCCTCCAGATCTCCAGGTGAAGTCTGAGCCATCCTCCCcctgctcttcctcctccctcagcTCTGAATCATCGCATCTTTCCACAGAGCCCTCCAACCAG GCCCCTGGTGTAGGGGAGATGCTGGTTGTGAAGTCAGAGTCCTTGGCACCCCCACTCTGCCTCCTGGGAGATGATCCAACATCCCCATTTGAAACCATCCAGATCAATGTCAGCGCCACCTCTGATGATCCTTCAG ATGTTCAGATTAAGATAGAGCCTGCCTCTCCATCTTCCTCCATCAACTCGGAGGCTCCCCTGCTGTCTGCGGAGTCCCCCAGCCAG GCTTTCATAGGAGAGGAGGTCCTGGAAGTGAAGACAGAGTCCCCGTCCCCTCAGGGGTGTCTCCTGCGGGATGTCCCCGGCCCCCCTCCTGGAGCTGTCCAGATCAGCATGGGCCTGTCCTCTGACAGCTCCTCAG GCAAAGCCCTGCCCACCCGGAAGCCATCACTGCAGCCCAAACCCATGCTGATAACCACTGTCCCGATACCCCCGAGAGCTGTGCCTACCAGCACCACCGTCCTCTTGCAGCCCCTTGTCCAGCCACCCCCAG TGTCCCCAGTTGTCCTCATCCAAGGTACTGTTCGAGTCCAGCCTGAGGGACCGACCCCTCCTCCTCCACGGCCTGAGAGGAAGAGCATTGTTCCAGCCCCTATGCCTGGGAACTCCTGCCCTCCTGAGGTGGAT GCCAAGCTGCTGAAGCGGCAGCAGCGGATGATCAAGAACCGGGAGTCAGCCTGCCAGTCccgcaggaagaagaaagagtacCTGCAGGGATTGGAAGCCCGGCTGCAGGCCGTGCTGGCCGACAACCAGCAGCTCCGGCGGGAGAATGCTGCCCTCCGCCGGCGGCTGGAGGCCCTGCTGACTGAG AACAGCGAGCTCAAGTTAGGGTCTGGAAACAGGAAGGTGGTCTGCGTCATGGTCTTCCTTCTCTTCATCGCTTTCAACTTTGGGCCTGTGAG CATCAGTGAGCCTCCTCCGGCTTCCATCTCTCCTCGGATGAGCAGAGGGGAGTCTCGACCCCGGAGACACTTGCTGGAGTTCTCGGCACAAGAGCCAGTTCATGGAGCCGAGCCCCGCCAGCATCCCTTCCAGGACCCTGaggagccccagcccagccccgctGGCCACCCAAGTTTCAG GAACCTGACAGCCTTCCCTGGGGACACCAGGGAGCTGCTGCTGAGAGACCTGGACCAGCTCTTCCTCTCCTCGGATTGCCGGCACTTTAACCGAACCGAGTCCCTGAG GCTTGCCGACGAGCTGAGTGGCTGGGTCCAGCGCCACCAGAGAGGCCGGCGGAAGACACCTCAGAGAGCCCAGGAGAAACAG AAGTCTCAGTTGCGGAAGAAGTCTCCTCCAGTTCAGGCAGTCCCCACCCGCCCCCCTGGGCCCCCGGAAGG GGATTCCGTGGGCCAGCTGCAGCTGTACCGCCAACCAGACCGTTCGCAGCCCGAGTTCCTGGATGCAATTGACCGACGGGAAGACACATTTTACGTTGTCTCTTTCCGAAGG GACCACTTGCTGCTCCCAGCCATCAGCCACAACAAGACCTCCCGGCCCAAGATGTCCCTGGTGATGCCTGCTATGGCCCCCAATG AGACCCTGTCAGGCCGGGGACCCCCTGGGGACTATGAGGAGATGATGCAGATCGAGTGTGAGGTCATGGATACCAGGGTGATTCACATCAAGACCTCCACAGTGCCCCCCTCGCTACGAAAACAGCCGTCCTCAACCCCGGGCAATGCCACAGGTGGCCCCTTGCCAGCTTCTgcagcagccagccaggctcaccAGGCTGCCCATCAGCCCTCTACCTCAATCATCTCTGACCTCTATGACTCACACTGA
- the ATF6B gene encoding cyclic AMP-dependent transcription factor ATF-6 beta isoform X1 — MAELMLLSEIADPTRFFTDNLLSPEDWDSTLYAGLDEVAEEQTELFRCPEQDVPVSLPKPCLSPLFGSSSLDLGMDVSPPEPPWDSLPIFPARFPPDLQVKSEPSSPCSSSSLSSESSHLSTEPSNQAPGVGEMLVVKSESLAPPLCLLGDDPTSPFETIQINVSATSDDPSDVQIKIEPASPSSSINSEAPLLSAESPSQAFIGEEVLEVKTESPSPQGCLLRDVPGPPPGAVQISMGLSSDSSSGKALPTRKPSLQPKPMLITTVPIPPRAVPTSTTVLLQPLVQPPPVSPVVLIQGTVRVQPEGPTPPPPRPERKSIVPAPMPGNSCPPEVDAKLLKRQQRMIKNRESACQSRRKKKEYLQGLEARLQAVLADNQQLRRENAALRRRLEALLTENSELKLGSGNRKVVCVMVFLLFIAFNFGPVSISEPPPASISPRMSRGESRPRRHLLEFSAQEPVHGAEPRQHPFQDPEEPQPSPAGHPSFRNLTAFPGDTRELLLRDLDQLFLSSDCRHFNRTESLRLADELSGWVQRHQRGRRKTPQRAQEKQKSQLRKKSPPVQAVPTRPPGPPEGDSVGQLQLYRQPDRSQPEFLDAIDRREDTFYVVSFRRDHLLLPAISHNKTSRPKMSLVMPAMAPNETLSGRGPPGDYEEMMQIECEVMDTRVIHIKTSTVPPSLRKQPSSTPGNATGGPLPASAAASQAHQAAHQPSTSIISDLYDSH, encoded by the exons atgGCGGAGCTGATGCTTCTCAGCGAGATTGCGGACCCGACACGCTTTTTCACCGACAACTTGCTGAGCCCGGAGGACTGGG ACAGCACTTTGTACGCCGGCTTGGATGAAGTGGCCGAGGAGCAGACGGAGCTCTTCCGTTGTCCGGAGCAAGATGTCCCGGTATCGCTCCCCAAGCCTTGTCTCTCACCGTTG TTTGGCAGCAGCTCTCTGGACCTGGGAATGGACGTCAgccctcctgaacccccctggGACTCTCTGCCTATCTTCCCAG CCCGTTTTCCTCCAGATCTCCAGGTGAAGTCTGAGCCATCCTCCCcctgctcttcctcctccctcagcTCTGAATCATCGCATCTTTCCACAGAGCCCTCCAACCAG GCCCCTGGTGTAGGGGAGATGCTGGTTGTGAAGTCAGAGTCCTTGGCACCCCCACTCTGCCTCCTGGGAGATGATCCAACATCCCCATTTGAAACCATCCAGATCAATGTCAGCGCCACCTCTGATGATCCTTCAG ATGTTCAGATTAAGATAGAGCCTGCCTCTCCATCTTCCTCCATCAACTCGGAGGCTCCCCTGCTGTCTGCGGAGTCCCCCAGCCAG GCTTTCATAGGAGAGGAGGTCCTGGAAGTGAAGACAGAGTCCCCGTCCCCTCAGGGGTGTCTCCTGCGGGATGTCCCCGGCCCCCCTCCTGGAGCTGTCCAGATCAGCATGGGCCTGTCCTCTGACAGCTCCTCAG GCAAAGCCCTGCCCACCCGGAAGCCATCACTGCAGCCCAAACCCATGCTGATAACCACTGTCCCGATACCCCCGAGAGCTGTGCCTACCAGCACCACCGTCCTCTTGCAGCCCCTTGTCCAGCCACCCCCAG TGTCCCCAGTTGTCCTCATCCAAGGTACTGTTCGAGTCCAGCCTGAGGGACCGACCCCTCCTCCTCCACGGCCTGAGAGGAAGAGCATTGTTCCAGCCCCTATGCCTGGGAACTCCTGCCCTCCTGAGGTGGAT GCCAAGCTGCTGAAGCGGCAGCAGCGGATGATCAAGAACCGGGAGTCAGCCTGCCAGTCccgcaggaagaagaaagagtacCTGCAGGGATTGGAAGCCCGGCTGCAGGCCGTGCTGGCCGACAACCAGCAGCTCCGGCGGGAGAATGCTGCCCTCCGCCGGCGGCTGGAGGCCCTGCTGACTGAG AACAGCGAGCTCAAGTTAGGGTCTGGAAACAGGAAGGTGGTCTGCGTCATGGTCTTCCTTCTCTTCATCGCTTTCAACTTTGGGCCTGTGAG CATCAGTGAGCCTCCTCCGGCTTCCATCTCTCCTCGGATGAGCAGAGGGGAGTCTCGACCCCGGAGACACTTGCTGGAGTTCTCGGCACAAGAGCCAGTTCATGGAGCCGAGCCCCGCCAGCATCCCTTCCAGGACCCTGaggagccccagcccagccccgctGGCCACCCAAGTTTCAG GAACCTGACAGCCTTCCCTGGGGACACCAGGGAGCTGCTGCTGAGAGACCTGGACCAGCTCTTCCTCTCCTCGGATTGCCGGCACTTTAACCGAACCGAGTCCCTGAG GCTTGCCGACGAGCTGAGTGGCTGGGTCCAGCGCCACCAGAGAGGCCGGCGGAAGACACCTCAGAGAGCCCAGGAGAAACAG AAGTCTCAGTTGCGGAAGAAGTCTCCTCCAGTTCAGGCAGTCCCCACCCGCCCCCCTGGGCCCCCGGAAGG GGATTCCGTGGGCCAGCTGCAGCTGTACCGCCAACCAGACCGTTCGCAGCCCGAGTTCCTGGATGCAATTGACCGACGGGAAGACACATTTTACGTTGTCTCTTTCCGAAGG GACCACTTGCTGCTCCCAGCCATCAGCCACAACAAGACCTCCCGGCCCAAGATGTCCCTGGTGATGCCTGCTATGGCCCCCAATG AGACCCTGTCAGGCCGGGGACCCCCTGGGGACTATGAGGAGATGATGCAGATCGAGTGTGAGGTCATGGATACCAGGGTGATTCACATCAAGACCTCCACAGTGCCCCCCTCGCTACGAAAACAGCCGTCCTCAACCCCGGGCAATGCCACAGGTGGCCCCTTGCCAGCTTCTgcagcagccagccaggctcaccAGGCTGCCCATCAGCCCTCTACCTCAATCATCTCTGACCTCTATGACTCACACTGA
- the ATF6B gene encoding cyclic AMP-dependent transcription factor ATF-6 beta isoform X6, with translation MAELMLLSEIADPTRFFTDNLLSPEDWDSTLYAGLDEVAEEQTELFRCPEQDVPFGSSSLDLGMDVSPPEPPWDSLPIFPDLQVKSEPSSPCSSSSLSSESSHLSTEPSNQAPGVGEMLVVKSESLAPPLCLLGDDPTSPFETIQINVSATSDDPSDVQIKIEPASPSSSINSEAPLLSAESPSQAFIGEEVLEVKTESPSPQGCLLRDVPGPPPGAVQISMGLSSDSSSGKALPTRKPSLQPKPMLITTVPIPPRAVPTSTTVLLQPLVQPPPVSPVVLIQGTVRVQPEGPTPPPPRPERKSIVPAPMPGNSCPPEVDAKLLKRQQRMIKNRESACQSRRKKKEYLQGLEARLQAVLADNQQLRRENAALRRRLEALLTENSELKLGSGNRKVVCVMVFLLFIAFNFGPVSISEPPPASISPRMSRGESRPRRHLLEFSAQEPVHGAEPRQHPFQDPEEPQPSPAGHPSFRNLTAFPGDTRELLLRDLDQLFLSSDCRHFNRTESLRLADELSGWVQRHQRGRRKTPQRAQEKQILLLPEVSVAEEVSSSSGSPHPPPWAPGRGFRGPAAAVPPTRPFAARVPGCN, from the exons atgGCGGAGCTGATGCTTCTCAGCGAGATTGCGGACCCGACACGCTTTTTCACCGACAACTTGCTGAGCCCGGAGGACTGGG ACAGCACTTTGTACGCCGGCTTGGATGAAGTGGCCGAGGAGCAGACGGAGCTCTTCCGTTGTCCGGAGCAAGATGTCCCG TTTGGCAGCAGCTCTCTGGACCTGGGAATGGACGTCAgccctcctgaacccccctggGACTCTCTGCCTATCTTCCCAG ATCTCCAGGTGAAGTCTGAGCCATCCTCCCcctgctcttcctcctccctcagcTCTGAATCATCGCATCTTTCCACAGAGCCCTCCAACCAG GCCCCTGGTGTAGGGGAGATGCTGGTTGTGAAGTCAGAGTCCTTGGCACCCCCACTCTGCCTCCTGGGAGATGATCCAACATCCCCATTTGAAACCATCCAGATCAATGTCAGCGCCACCTCTGATGATCCTTCAG ATGTTCAGATTAAGATAGAGCCTGCCTCTCCATCTTCCTCCATCAACTCGGAGGCTCCCCTGCTGTCTGCGGAGTCCCCCAGCCAG GCTTTCATAGGAGAGGAGGTCCTGGAAGTGAAGACAGAGTCCCCGTCCCCTCAGGGGTGTCTCCTGCGGGATGTCCCCGGCCCCCCTCCTGGAGCTGTCCAGATCAGCATGGGCCTGTCCTCTGACAGCTCCTCAG GCAAAGCCCTGCCCACCCGGAAGCCATCACTGCAGCCCAAACCCATGCTGATAACCACTGTCCCGATACCCCCGAGAGCTGTGCCTACCAGCACCACCGTCCTCTTGCAGCCCCTTGTCCAGCCACCCCCAG TGTCCCCAGTTGTCCTCATCCAAGGTACTGTTCGAGTCCAGCCTGAGGGACCGACCCCTCCTCCTCCACGGCCTGAGAGGAAGAGCATTGTTCCAGCCCCTATGCCTGGGAACTCCTGCCCTCCTGAGGTGGAT GCCAAGCTGCTGAAGCGGCAGCAGCGGATGATCAAGAACCGGGAGTCAGCCTGCCAGTCccgcaggaagaagaaagagtacCTGCAGGGATTGGAAGCCCGGCTGCAGGCCGTGCTGGCCGACAACCAGCAGCTCCGGCGGGAGAATGCTGCCCTCCGCCGGCGGCTGGAGGCCCTGCTGACTGAG AACAGCGAGCTCAAGTTAGGGTCTGGAAACAGGAAGGTGGTCTGCGTCATGGTCTTCCTTCTCTTCATCGCTTTCAACTTTGGGCCTGTGAG CATCAGTGAGCCTCCTCCGGCTTCCATCTCTCCTCGGATGAGCAGAGGGGAGTCTCGACCCCGGAGACACTTGCTGGAGTTCTCGGCACAAGAGCCAGTTCATGGAGCCGAGCCCCGCCAGCATCCCTTCCAGGACCCTGaggagccccagcccagccccgctGGCCACCCAAGTTTCAG GAACCTGACAGCCTTCCCTGGGGACACCAGGGAGCTGCTGCTGAGAGACCTGGACCAGCTCTTCCTCTCCTCGGATTGCCGGCACTTTAACCGAACCGAGTCCCTGAG GCTTGCCGACGAGCTGAGTGGCTGGGTCCAGCGCCACCAGAGAGGCCGGCGGAAGACACCTCAGAGAGCCCAGGAGAAACAG ATACTTCTCCTTCCAGAAGTCTCAGTTGCGGAAGAAGTCTCCTCCAGTTCAGGCAGTCCCCACCCGCCCCCCTGGGCCCCCGGAAGG GGATTCCGTGGGCCAGCTGCAGCTGTACCGCCAACCAGACCGTTCGCAGCCCGAGTTCCTGGATGCAATTGA
- the ATF6B gene encoding cyclic AMP-dependent transcription factor ATF-6 beta isoform X4: MAELMLLSEIADPTRFFTDNLLSPEDWDSTLYAGLDEVAEEQTELFRCPEQDVPFGSSSLDLGMDVSPPEPPWDSLPIFPDLQVKSEPSSPCSSSSLSSESSHLSTEPSNQAPGVGEMLVVKSESLAPPLCLLGDDPTSPFETIQINVSATSDDPSDVQIKIEPASPSSSINSEAPLLSAESPSQAFIGEEVLEVKTESPSPQGCLLRDVPGPPPGAVQISMGLSSDSSSGKALPTRKPSLQPKPMLITTVPIPPRAVPTSTTVLLQPLVQPPPVSPVVLIQGTVRVQPEGPTPPPPRPERKSIVPAPMPGNSCPPEVDAKLLKRQQRMIKNRESACQSRRKKKEYLQGLEARLQAVLADNQQLRRENAALRRRLEALLTENSELKLGSGNRKVVCVMVFLLFIAFNFGPVSISEPPPASISPRMSRGESRPRRHLLEFSAQEPVHGAEPRQHPFQDPEEPQPSPAGHPSFRNLTAFPGDTRELLLRDLDQLFLSSDCRHFNRTESLRLADELSGWVQRHQRGRRKTPQRAQEKQKSQLRKKSPPVQAVPTRPPGPPEGDSVGQLQLYRQPDRSQPEFLDAIDRREDTFYVVSFRRDHLLLPAISHNKTSRPKMSLVMPAMAPNETLSGRGPPGDYEEMMQIECEVMDTRVIHIKTSTVPPSLRKQPSSTPGNATGGPLPASAAASQAHQAAHQPSTSIISDLYDSH, from the exons atgGCGGAGCTGATGCTTCTCAGCGAGATTGCGGACCCGACACGCTTTTTCACCGACAACTTGCTGAGCCCGGAGGACTGGG ACAGCACTTTGTACGCCGGCTTGGATGAAGTGGCCGAGGAGCAGACGGAGCTCTTCCGTTGTCCGGAGCAAGATGTCCCG TTTGGCAGCAGCTCTCTGGACCTGGGAATGGACGTCAgccctcctgaacccccctggGACTCTCTGCCTATCTTCCCAG ATCTCCAGGTGAAGTCTGAGCCATCCTCCCcctgctcttcctcctccctcagcTCTGAATCATCGCATCTTTCCACAGAGCCCTCCAACCAG GCCCCTGGTGTAGGGGAGATGCTGGTTGTGAAGTCAGAGTCCTTGGCACCCCCACTCTGCCTCCTGGGAGATGATCCAACATCCCCATTTGAAACCATCCAGATCAATGTCAGCGCCACCTCTGATGATCCTTCAG ATGTTCAGATTAAGATAGAGCCTGCCTCTCCATCTTCCTCCATCAACTCGGAGGCTCCCCTGCTGTCTGCGGAGTCCCCCAGCCAG GCTTTCATAGGAGAGGAGGTCCTGGAAGTGAAGACAGAGTCCCCGTCCCCTCAGGGGTGTCTCCTGCGGGATGTCCCCGGCCCCCCTCCTGGAGCTGTCCAGATCAGCATGGGCCTGTCCTCTGACAGCTCCTCAG GCAAAGCCCTGCCCACCCGGAAGCCATCACTGCAGCCCAAACCCATGCTGATAACCACTGTCCCGATACCCCCGAGAGCTGTGCCTACCAGCACCACCGTCCTCTTGCAGCCCCTTGTCCAGCCACCCCCAG TGTCCCCAGTTGTCCTCATCCAAGGTACTGTTCGAGTCCAGCCTGAGGGACCGACCCCTCCTCCTCCACGGCCTGAGAGGAAGAGCATTGTTCCAGCCCCTATGCCTGGGAACTCCTGCCCTCCTGAGGTGGAT GCCAAGCTGCTGAAGCGGCAGCAGCGGATGATCAAGAACCGGGAGTCAGCCTGCCAGTCccgcaggaagaagaaagagtacCTGCAGGGATTGGAAGCCCGGCTGCAGGCCGTGCTGGCCGACAACCAGCAGCTCCGGCGGGAGAATGCTGCCCTCCGCCGGCGGCTGGAGGCCCTGCTGACTGAG AACAGCGAGCTCAAGTTAGGGTCTGGAAACAGGAAGGTGGTCTGCGTCATGGTCTTCCTTCTCTTCATCGCTTTCAACTTTGGGCCTGTGAG CATCAGTGAGCCTCCTCCGGCTTCCATCTCTCCTCGGATGAGCAGAGGGGAGTCTCGACCCCGGAGACACTTGCTGGAGTTCTCGGCACAAGAGCCAGTTCATGGAGCCGAGCCCCGCCAGCATCCCTTCCAGGACCCTGaggagccccagcccagccccgctGGCCACCCAAGTTTCAG GAACCTGACAGCCTTCCCTGGGGACACCAGGGAGCTGCTGCTGAGAGACCTGGACCAGCTCTTCCTCTCCTCGGATTGCCGGCACTTTAACCGAACCGAGTCCCTGAG GCTTGCCGACGAGCTGAGTGGCTGGGTCCAGCGCCACCAGAGAGGCCGGCGGAAGACACCTCAGAGAGCCCAGGAGAAACAG AAGTCTCAGTTGCGGAAGAAGTCTCCTCCAGTTCAGGCAGTCCCCACCCGCCCCCCTGGGCCCCCGGAAGG GGATTCCGTGGGCCAGCTGCAGCTGTACCGCCAACCAGACCGTTCGCAGCCCGAGTTCCTGGATGCAATTGACCGACGGGAAGACACATTTTACGTTGTCTCTTTCCGAAGG GACCACTTGCTGCTCCCAGCCATCAGCCACAACAAGACCTCCCGGCCCAAGATGTCCCTGGTGATGCCTGCTATGGCCCCCAATG AGACCCTGTCAGGCCGGGGACCCCCTGGGGACTATGAGGAGATGATGCAGATCGAGTGTGAGGTCATGGATACCAGGGTGATTCACATCAAGACCTCCACAGTGCCCCCCTCGCTACGAAAACAGCCGTCCTCAACCCCGGGCAATGCCACAGGTGGCCCCTTGCCAGCTTCTgcagcagccagccaggctcaccAGGCTGCCCATCAGCCCTCTACCTCAATCATCTCTGACCTCTATGACTCACACTGA
- the ATF6B gene encoding cyclic AMP-dependent transcription factor ATF-6 beta isoform X2, whose product MAELMLLSEIADPTRFFTDNLLSPEDWDSTLYAGLDEVAEEQTELFRCPEQDVPVSLPKPCLSPLFGSSSLDLGMDVSPPEPPWDSLPIFPDLQVKSEPSSPCSSSSLSSESSHLSTEPSNQAPGVGEMLVVKSESLAPPLCLLGDDPTSPFETIQINVSATSDDPSDVQIKIEPASPSSSINSEAPLLSAESPSQAFIGEEVLEVKTESPSPQGCLLRDVPGPPPGAVQISMGLSSDSSSGKALPTRKPSLQPKPMLITTVPIPPRAVPTSTTVLLQPLVQPPPVSPVVLIQGTVRVQPEGPTPPPPRPERKSIVPAPMPGNSCPPEVDAKLLKRQQRMIKNRESACQSRRKKKEYLQGLEARLQAVLADNQQLRRENAALRRRLEALLTENSELKLGSGNRKVVCVMVFLLFIAFNFGPVSISEPPPASISPRMSRGESRPRRHLLEFSAQEPVHGAEPRQHPFQDPEEPQPSPAGHPSFRNLTAFPGDTRELLLRDLDQLFLSSDCRHFNRTESLRLADELSGWVQRHQRGRRKTPQRAQEKQKSQLRKKSPPVQAVPTRPPGPPEGDSVGQLQLYRQPDRSQPEFLDAIDRREDTFYVVSFRRDHLLLPAISHNKTSRPKMSLVMPAMAPNETLSGRGPPGDYEEMMQIECEVMDTRVIHIKTSTVPPSLRKQPSSTPGNATGGPLPASAAASQAHQAAHQPSTSIISDLYDSH is encoded by the exons atgGCGGAGCTGATGCTTCTCAGCGAGATTGCGGACCCGACACGCTTTTTCACCGACAACTTGCTGAGCCCGGAGGACTGGG ACAGCACTTTGTACGCCGGCTTGGATGAAGTGGCCGAGGAGCAGACGGAGCTCTTCCGTTGTCCGGAGCAAGATGTCCCGGTATCGCTCCCCAAGCCTTGTCTCTCACCGTTG TTTGGCAGCAGCTCTCTGGACCTGGGAATGGACGTCAgccctcctgaacccccctggGACTCTCTGCCTATCTTCCCAG ATCTCCAGGTGAAGTCTGAGCCATCCTCCCcctgctcttcctcctccctcagcTCTGAATCATCGCATCTTTCCACAGAGCCCTCCAACCAG GCCCCTGGTGTAGGGGAGATGCTGGTTGTGAAGTCAGAGTCCTTGGCACCCCCACTCTGCCTCCTGGGAGATGATCCAACATCCCCATTTGAAACCATCCAGATCAATGTCAGCGCCACCTCTGATGATCCTTCAG ATGTTCAGATTAAGATAGAGCCTGCCTCTCCATCTTCCTCCATCAACTCGGAGGCTCCCCTGCTGTCTGCGGAGTCCCCCAGCCAG GCTTTCATAGGAGAGGAGGTCCTGGAAGTGAAGACAGAGTCCCCGTCCCCTCAGGGGTGTCTCCTGCGGGATGTCCCCGGCCCCCCTCCTGGAGCTGTCCAGATCAGCATGGGCCTGTCCTCTGACAGCTCCTCAG GCAAAGCCCTGCCCACCCGGAAGCCATCACTGCAGCCCAAACCCATGCTGATAACCACTGTCCCGATACCCCCGAGAGCTGTGCCTACCAGCACCACCGTCCTCTTGCAGCCCCTTGTCCAGCCACCCCCAG TGTCCCCAGTTGTCCTCATCCAAGGTACTGTTCGAGTCCAGCCTGAGGGACCGACCCCTCCTCCTCCACGGCCTGAGAGGAAGAGCATTGTTCCAGCCCCTATGCCTGGGAACTCCTGCCCTCCTGAGGTGGAT GCCAAGCTGCTGAAGCGGCAGCAGCGGATGATCAAGAACCGGGAGTCAGCCTGCCAGTCccgcaggaagaagaaagagtacCTGCAGGGATTGGAAGCCCGGCTGCAGGCCGTGCTGGCCGACAACCAGCAGCTCCGGCGGGAGAATGCTGCCCTCCGCCGGCGGCTGGAGGCCCTGCTGACTGAG AACAGCGAGCTCAAGTTAGGGTCTGGAAACAGGAAGGTGGTCTGCGTCATGGTCTTCCTTCTCTTCATCGCTTTCAACTTTGGGCCTGTGAG CATCAGTGAGCCTCCTCCGGCTTCCATCTCTCCTCGGATGAGCAGAGGGGAGTCTCGACCCCGGAGACACTTGCTGGAGTTCTCGGCACAAGAGCCAGTTCATGGAGCCGAGCCCCGCCAGCATCCCTTCCAGGACCCTGaggagccccagcccagccccgctGGCCACCCAAGTTTCAG GAACCTGACAGCCTTCCCTGGGGACACCAGGGAGCTGCTGCTGAGAGACCTGGACCAGCTCTTCCTCTCCTCGGATTGCCGGCACTTTAACCGAACCGAGTCCCTGAG GCTTGCCGACGAGCTGAGTGGCTGGGTCCAGCGCCACCAGAGAGGCCGGCGGAAGACACCTCAGAGAGCCCAGGAGAAACAG AAGTCTCAGTTGCGGAAGAAGTCTCCTCCAGTTCAGGCAGTCCCCACCCGCCCCCCTGGGCCCCCGGAAGG GGATTCCGTGGGCCAGCTGCAGCTGTACCGCCAACCAGACCGTTCGCAGCCCGAGTTCCTGGATGCAATTGACCGACGGGAAGACACATTTTACGTTGTCTCTTTCCGAAGG GACCACTTGCTGCTCCCAGCCATCAGCCACAACAAGACCTCCCGGCCCAAGATGTCCCTGGTGATGCCTGCTATGGCCCCCAATG AGACCCTGTCAGGCCGGGGACCCCCTGGGGACTATGAGGAGATGATGCAGATCGAGTGTGAGGTCATGGATACCAGGGTGATTCACATCAAGACCTCCACAGTGCCCCCCTCGCTACGAAAACAGCCGTCCTCAACCCCGGGCAATGCCACAGGTGGCCCCTTGCCAGCTTCTgcagcagccagccaggctcaccAGGCTGCCCATCAGCCCTCTACCTCAATCATCTCTGACCTCTATGACTCACACTGA